The following proteins are co-located in the Nocardia bhagyanarayanae genome:
- a CDS encoding histidine phosphatase family protein — protein MTVILLRHGVSTSNTARTLAGRSAGVDLTEHGADQARAVAERLGGLPIQHIVHSPLLRCQRTVGPLADKLGLEPEYDDQLIEVDYGEWTGRPIAELLTEPLWKVVQRHASGAVFPGGEGLAQVQHRAVAAIREHDRVFAERHGQDVLWVACTHGDVIKSVLADALGIHLDGFQRIVVEPASISVVRYTPHAPYVWRLNDTGSDLSTLEAIRPRPRDSDAEPDRPDTSGPVPGGELGGTASADNGNA, from the coding sequence ATGACGGTGATCCTGCTGCGGCACGGCGTGTCGACCTCGAACACCGCCCGCACTCTCGCCGGCCGCAGCGCCGGAGTCGATCTCACCGAACACGGCGCCGATCAGGCGCGCGCGGTCGCCGAACGACTGGGCGGGCTGCCGATTCAGCACATCGTGCACTCGCCGCTGCTGCGCTGCCAGCGCACGGTCGGCCCGCTCGCCGACAAGCTCGGGCTGGAACCGGAGTACGACGACCAGCTCATCGAGGTCGACTATGGCGAATGGACCGGCAGGCCGATCGCCGAGCTGCTCACCGAACCGCTGTGGAAGGTCGTGCAGCGGCATGCCTCCGGCGCGGTGTTCCCCGGCGGCGAAGGACTCGCCCAGGTGCAGCACCGCGCGGTCGCCGCGATCCGCGAGCACGATCGCGTCTTCGCCGAGCGGCACGGCCAGGACGTGCTGTGGGTGGCGTGCACGCACGGTGACGTGATCAAGTCCGTGCTCGCCGACGCGCTCGGCATCCACCTGGACGGCTTCCAGCGAATCGTGGTGGAACCGGCGTCGATCAGCGTCGTCCGCTACACCCCGCACGCCCCCTACGTGTGGCGGCTCAACGACACCGGTTCGGACCTCAGCACATTGGAGGCGATCAGACCGCGACCGCGCGACAGCGACGCGGAGCCGGATCGCCCCGATACGTCCGGACCCGT
- a CDS encoding undecaprenyl-diphosphate phosphatase, with protein sequence MTWFQALVLGLVQGLTEFLPVSSSAHLRIVSSVFFGEDAGASFTAVTQLGTEAAVLVYFAKDIWRIVVAWFTTLAEKVSARSRETVPITDRVTTKLPVITGDDLPPGLAEDRQRELDYRIGWYVIIATIPIGVIGYLLKDEIRTGARNLWLVSFMLIAFALVIAAAEYYGAKRRPIEQLTTRDGLVMGFAQCLALIPGVSRSGATSSAGLFLGLEREAAVRFSFLLAIPAVTASGLFSLPDAFEPAGEGLNASGPQLLVATLLSFVVGYASVAWLLKFVSKHSLNWFVGYRIALGLVIMGLLAGGVVSAT encoded by the coding sequence ATGACCTGGTTTCAGGCGCTGGTACTCGGACTGGTGCAGGGCCTGACGGAATTCCTGCCGGTTTCCTCCTCGGCGCACTTGCGCATCGTGTCCTCGGTGTTCTTCGGCGAGGACGCGGGCGCCTCGTTCACCGCGGTCACCCAGCTGGGCACCGAGGCCGCCGTGCTGGTGTATTTCGCCAAGGACATCTGGCGCATCGTCGTCGCATGGTTCACCACTCTGGCCGAGAAGGTCAGCGCCAGGTCGAGGGAGACGGTGCCGATCACCGACCGGGTCACCACGAAACTCCCCGTCATCACCGGCGATGACCTTCCTCCGGGTCTCGCCGAGGACCGGCAGCGCGAACTCGACTACCGCATCGGCTGGTATGTGATCATCGCCACCATCCCGATCGGCGTCATCGGCTACCTGCTCAAGGACGAGATCCGCACCGGCGCGCGCAACCTCTGGCTCGTGTCGTTCATGCTGATCGCGTTCGCGCTGGTGATCGCCGCCGCCGAGTACTACGGCGCCAAGCGGCGACCGATCGAACAGCTCACCACCCGCGACGGACTTGTGATGGGTTTCGCCCAGTGCTTGGCGCTGATCCCCGGTGTATCTCGCTCCGGCGCCACGTCTTCGGCGGGCCTGTTCCTCGGGCTGGAGCGCGAGGCCGCGGTGCGGTTCTCGTTCCTGCTCGCCATTCCCGCGGTGACCGCGTCCGGCCTCTTCAGCCTGCCCGACGCGTTCGAGCCCGCGGGTGAGGGACTCAACGCCTCGGGTCCGCAGTTGCTGGTCGCCACCCTCTTGTCGTTCGTCGTCGGTTACGCCTCGGTGGCGTGGCTGTTGAAGTTCGTGTCGAAGCACTCGCTGAACTGGTTCGTCGGCTACCGCATCGCGCTCGGCCTGGTGATCATGGGCCTGCTCGCGGGCGGGGTGGTGTCGGCGACATGA
- a CDS encoding aldo/keto reductase, protein MEQRTVGRSGLRVSRIGLATHTWGMQTDADDAAGQLVAFAEAGGTLVDTSPAYAGGAAQRILADLLGDLVSRDELVLSGCAGVLPRTEPVQTTVPGPAPRTEIDASRRGLLRQLDRTLLELGTDYLDIWHVAAWDPGTPLDEIAATLEHAVRSGKVRYAGVRGFNPWQLASLAAIAPISVAHTPYSLLARHAESEFVPAAQHHGVGVIASAPLAGGILTGKYRDGVPADSRGADEATAAEIRHRLDERATRVVDALVTAADGLGTSPLAVALAWIRDRPGIASMIVGARDIGQLTGVMAAETLELPRAIAAALDDVSARTE, encoded by the coding sequence ATGGAACAGCGGACGGTCGGACGCAGCGGCCTACGGGTGTCCCGGATAGGACTGGCGACCCACACGTGGGGCATGCAGACGGACGCCGACGACGCGGCGGGGCAGCTGGTGGCCTTCGCCGAGGCGGGCGGCACCCTGGTCGACACCTCCCCCGCGTACGCGGGCGGCGCGGCGCAGCGGATCCTGGCCGATCTGCTCGGCGACCTGGTTTCGCGCGACGAACTGGTGCTGAGCGGCTGCGCGGGCGTGCTGCCGCGCACCGAACCGGTCCAGACCACCGTGCCGGGTCCGGCGCCGCGCACCGAGATCGACGCGTCACGGCGCGGTCTGCTGCGCCAGCTCGACCGCACGTTGCTCGAACTGGGCACCGATTACCTCGACATCTGGCATGTCGCGGCCTGGGATCCGGGCACCCCGCTCGACGAGATCGCGGCCACCCTCGAACACGCGGTGCGCTCCGGCAAGGTCCGCTACGCGGGCGTGCGCGGGTTCAATCCGTGGCAACTGGCCAGTCTGGCCGCCATCGCGCCGATCTCCGTCGCGCACACGCCCTATTCGCTGCTGGCGCGCCATGCCGAAAGCGAATTCGTCCCCGCCGCACAGCATCACGGCGTCGGTGTGATCGCGTCCGCGCCGCTGGCGGGCGGCATCCTGACGGGCAAGTACCGCGACGGTGTTCCCGCTGACTCGCGCGGCGCGGACGAGGCGACCGCCGCCGAGATCCGCCACCGCCTCGACGAACGCGCGACGCGGGTGGTGGACGCGCTGGTCACCGCCGCCGACGGGCTCGGCACCTCGCCGCTGGCGGTCGCGCTGGCCTGGATCAGGGACCGGCCCGGCATCGCGAGCATGATCGTCGGTGCCCGCGACATCGGACAGCTCACCGGCGTGATGGCCGCCGAGACGCTCGAATTGCCGCGCGCGATCGCGGCCGCACTGGACGACGTCAGCGCGCGCACGGAATGA
- a CDS encoding heme/hemin ABC transporter substrate-binding protein, with amino-acid sequence MRLVDRARPGVVRSLLAALALILIAGTAACGSDSEATGSGQRGPSTATVGNLDPVPIGPAPTPVLPVTVRSFDGTEVTVTSAERIIAADRYGTLAQTVWALGLGPNLIGRSTSAAFPAVQNLPNVTGGSGSLNVESILALRPTVFLTDTTSAAPAVREQLRAAGVTVVYFDPQRTMDGVAPQIEAVAAALGVPQRGQELAKRTRDEIAAASAAVPAQDKPLRIAFLYLRSTAITMMAGPGSGADSLITAIGGEDAGTVAGLTEPFTAITSEAMIGAAPDVLLVMTDGLSSVGGVDGLLKVPGIAQTPAGKNKRVVDMSDAVLLSFGPNTGRVVAALNEAVYGAKPA; translated from the coding sequence ATGAGGCTCGTCGACCGTGCTCGTCCCGGGGTGGTTCGCTCCCTCCTCGCCGCCCTCGCCCTGATACTGATCGCCGGTACCGCGGCATGTGGCAGTGACAGCGAAGCGACCGGTTCCGGACAGCGCGGGCCGAGCACGGCCACGGTGGGCAACCTGGATCCGGTCCCGATCGGTCCCGCCCCGACGCCGGTGCTGCCGGTGACGGTGCGCTCCTTCGACGGCACGGAGGTGACGGTCACCTCGGCCGAGCGCATCATCGCCGCCGACCGCTACGGCACCCTCGCCCAGACCGTCTGGGCGCTCGGCCTCGGGCCCAACCTCATCGGACGCAGCACGTCGGCGGCGTTCCCCGCGGTGCAGAACCTGCCGAACGTGACCGGCGGCAGCGGCTCGCTGAACGTGGAATCCATTCTGGCGCTGCGTCCCACGGTGTTCCTCACCGACACCACCAGCGCCGCGCCCGCGGTGCGCGAGCAACTGCGCGCGGCCGGGGTGACGGTCGTCTACTTCGATCCGCAGCGGACCATGGACGGGGTGGCGCCGCAGATCGAGGCCGTCGCCGCCGCGCTCGGCGTCCCCCAGCGCGGGCAGGAGCTGGCCAAGCGCACCCGCGACGAGATCGCGGCTGCGTCGGCCGCGGTTCCCGCTCAGGACAAGCCGTTGCGCATCGCGTTCCTGTACCTGCGCAGCACCGCCATCACCATGATGGCCGGGCCTGGTTCCGGCGCCGACTCGCTGATCACCGCGATCGGCGGCGAGGACGCGGGCACCGTCGCCGGACTCACCGAACCGTTCACCGCCATCACCAGCGAAGCGATGATCGGCGCCGCGCCCGACGTCCTGCTCGTCATGACCGACGGACTCAGCTCCGTCGGCGGCGTGGACGGCCTGCTGAAGGTCCCCGGTATCGCGCAGACACCGGCCGGGAAGAACAAGCGCGTGGTCGACATGTCCGACGCGGTGCTGCTCAGCTTCGGCCCGAACACCGGGCGCGTGGTCGCCGCGCTCAACGAGGCCGTCTACGGCGCCAAGCCCGCATGA
- a CDS encoding FecCD family ABC transporter permease, whose translation MSDPARTSSGTSANGVGPAPANGARGGQRPEVVTAAPAGPPGNAAPHGAPIPTSTRSVSRITIAFAVAIAALVVLALASAAIGQVPTSPAEVAGSVLHRIGLDLGPLPAHPSGDVTLWEVRFPRVVLAMLVGAALATAGALLQGVFANPLAEPGVIGVSAGAAVGAGTVIVVGGAFVAAWSVAAAAFVAGLFTTLLVYLLARSNGRTEVVTLVLTGVAINAFAGGLIAFLLFVASPAARDQIVFWQLGSLNGANWDSVAVVAPLAALGVFAAIVVAPRLDLLALGESAARHLGVDVERLRRNVIVIVAVLATAGVAFTGIILFVGLIVPHLVRMIVGPGHRVLIPLSAIVGAVVLLAADVAARSLVDNADLPLGMLTSLIGGPFFFWLLRRTRARAGGWG comes from the coding sequence ATGAGCGACCCGGCTCGCACGTCTTCCGGAACTTCGGCCAACGGCGTCGGACCCGCGCCCGCGAACGGTGCGCGCGGTGGACAGCGGCCGGAGGTTGTCACCGCCGCACCGGCGGGGCCACCCGGGAACGCCGCCCCTCACGGCGCACCGATTCCCACGAGCACGCGTTCGGTTTCCCGCATCACCATCGCCTTCGCCGTCGCCATCGCCGCGCTGGTGGTGCTGGCGCTCGCCTCGGCCGCCATCGGACAGGTGCCGACATCGCCCGCCGAAGTCGCGGGCAGTGTCCTGCACCGGATCGGTCTGGACTTGGGACCGTTGCCCGCCCATCCGTCCGGTGACGTCACGCTGTGGGAAGTGCGCTTCCCGCGCGTCGTGCTGGCCATGCTGGTGGGCGCCGCGCTGGCGACAGCGGGTGCGTTGTTGCAGGGTGTGTTCGCCAATCCGCTGGCCGAGCCGGGCGTCATCGGCGTCTCGGCGGGCGCCGCGGTCGGCGCGGGCACCGTGATCGTGGTCGGTGGGGCGTTCGTCGCCGCCTGGTCGGTGGCCGCCGCGGCGTTCGTCGCCGGGCTGTTCACCACGCTGCTGGTGTATCTGCTCGCGCGATCCAACGGCCGCACCGAAGTGGTGACCCTGGTGCTCACCGGCGTCGCCATCAACGCCTTCGCCGGTGGTCTGATCGCGTTCCTGCTGTTCGTCGCCTCACCCGCGGCCCGCGATCAGATCGTGTTCTGGCAGTTGGGCAGTCTCAACGGCGCGAACTGGGATTCGGTGGCGGTCGTCGCGCCGCTCGCCGCGCTCGGTGTGTTCGCGGCGATCGTGGTGGCGCCGCGCTTGGATCTGCTCGCGCTCGGTGAGTCCGCGGCCCGCCACCTCGGCGTCGACGTGGAACGGCTGCGGCGCAACGTGATCGTCATCGTGGCGGTGCTCGCCACCGCGGGCGTCGCGTTCACCGGAATCATCCTGTTCGTCGGCCTGATCGTGCCGCACCTGGTGCGGATGATCGTCGGCCCCGGTCATCGCGTGCTGATTCCGCTCAGCGCCATCGTCGGCGCGGTGGTGCTGCTCGCCGCCGACGTCGCCGCGCGATCCCTGGTCGACAACGCCGACCTGCCCCTCGGCATGCTCACCTCCCTCATCGGCGGACCGTTCTTCTTCTGGCTGCTCCGACGCACCCGTGCCCGCGCCGGAGGGTGGGGATGA
- a CDS encoding heme ABC transporter ATP-binding protein, which translates to MRQGLGAMLGRTYEEPARPERGAVTLRARGLSVDRRGGASGHARRVLEAVDFEVAAGEVVALVGPNGAGKSTLLAALAGELAPSEGSVELDGHALDHWTPLDMARRRAVLPQSHTVGFPFTAREVVAMGRAPWVRTARGERDEEFIAAAMTSADVGHLAARSFPTLSGGERARVALARVLAQDTATLLLDEPTAALDLGHQEAVLRLAAERAAAGAAVVVVLHDLGIAAAYADRVAVLESGRIAADGPPREVLTTELLSRVYQHPVEVLDHPVTGAQLVLPVRR; encoded by the coding sequence ATGCGGCAAGGCCTGGGCGCGATGCTCGGACGGACCTACGAGGAGCCGGCCCGACCCGAGCGCGGAGCGGTGACCTTGCGGGCGCGCGGGTTGAGCGTGGACCGGCGAGGCGGCGCGAGCGGCCACGCGCGCCGAGTACTCGAAGCCGTCGACTTCGAGGTCGCCGCGGGCGAAGTCGTCGCGCTGGTGGGACCGAACGGGGCCGGTAAGTCCACGCTTCTTGCCGCATTGGCCGGTGAGCTCGCGCCGAGCGAGGGCAGCGTCGAACTGGACGGTCACGCTCTCGACCACTGGACCCCGCTGGACATGGCGCGCAGACGGGCGGTCTTGCCGCAGAGCCACACCGTCGGATTCCCGTTCACCGCGCGCGAGGTCGTCGCCATGGGCCGCGCGCCGTGGGTGCGCACCGCGCGCGGCGAGCGCGACGAGGAATTCATCGCCGCCGCGATGACCTCGGCCGATGTCGGCCATCTGGCCGCGCGGTCGTTCCCGACGCTGTCCGGAGGCGAACGCGCGCGCGTCGCGCTGGCCCGCGTGCTGGCGCAGGACACCGCCACCTTGTTGCTCGACGAACCCACCGCCGCATTGGATCTCGGCCATCAGGAAGCGGTTCTGCGTTTGGCGGCCGAGCGGGCGGCGGCGGGCGCGGCGGTCGTCGTGGTCTTGCACGATCTGGGCATCGCCGCCGCCTACGCCGATCGCGTCGCCGTGCTGGAATCCGGCCGCATCGCCGCCGACGGCCCGCCCCGCGAGGTCCTCACCACCGAACTGCTGAGCCGCGTCTACCAGCATCCGGTGGAAGTCCTCGACCACCCGGTCACGGGAGCCCAACTGGTCCTCCCCGTCCGCCGCTGA
- a CDS encoding SDR family oxidoreductase translates to MRVFVTGASGWVGSAVVPELIGAGHQVLGLARSDASAAALTGAGAEVIRGDLDDFEVLHAGVAGSDGVIHLAFIHDFSRFAESIQADARAIEAMGAALEGSGKPLVITAGTPAVPGQVATEHDQSAPDAPTAGRDANARMALAMAARGVRPSVVRLPRSVHGDGDHGFIAQLIGIARDKGVSGYVGDGTSRWPAVHVQDAAHLFRLALEQAPAGSVLHAVGDEGVPTRDIAAAIGRHLTLPTGPAPAENFGFLGHLLAIDQPASGALTHELLGWKPTRPGLLLDLDQGHYFA, encoded by the coding sequence ATGCGGGTATTCGTCACGGGCGCGTCCGGTTGGGTCGGTTCGGCCGTCGTCCCCGAACTCATCGGTGCGGGCCATCAAGTCCTCGGCCTGGCCCGATCGGACGCCTCGGCCGCCGCCCTCACCGGAGCGGGGGCCGAGGTGATTCGCGGCGATCTGGACGATTTCGAGGTCTTGCACGCAGGCGTCGCCGGATCCGACGGGGTGATCCACCTGGCGTTCATCCATGACTTCAGCAGATTCGCCGAATCGATCCAGGCCGACGCGCGGGCCATCGAGGCGATGGGCGCGGCGCTGGAGGGTTCCGGCAAACCGCTGGTGATCACCGCCGGGACGCCGGCCGTCCCCGGCCAGGTCGCGACCGAGCACGACCAGTCTGCCCCCGACGCCCCAACGGCAGGCCGGGACGCCAATGCCCGGATGGCCCTCGCGATGGCTGCGCGCGGCGTCCGCCCGTCGGTGGTGCGGCTACCCCGCTCGGTCCACGGCGACGGCGATCACGGCTTCATCGCCCAACTCATCGGCATCGCCCGCGACAAGGGCGTCTCCGGCTACGTCGGCGACGGAACCAGCCGCTGGCCCGCTGTACACGTCCAAGACGCCGCCCACCTGTTCCGCCTCGCGCTCGAGCAGGCTCCGGCGGGATCGGTCCTGCACGCTGTCGGCGACGAGGGAGTTCCGACTCGCGACATCGCCGCCGCGATCGGTCGGCATCTGACCCTTCCGACCGGGCCTGCACCGGCCGAGAATTTCGGCTTCCTGGGCCACCTCCTGGCCATCGACCAGCCCGCCTCCGGCGCGCTGACCCACGAACTCCTCGGATGGAAGCCGACCCGGCCGGGACTCCTTCTAGACCTCGATCAAGGCCACTACTTCGCCTGA
- a CDS encoding TetR family transcriptional regulator, which translates to MGRWEPDARGRLERAALALYAERGFDQTTVEDIAVRAGLTKRTFFRHYADKRDVLFAGASVLQELVVRAVDSAPPTSSAIGAVIVGLEAAADLLRERREEAGARQAVIDANPELQERELVKLSTLAQGIAEALQGRGIAARTATLTSEAGIAVFRVAFNRWIAEAGRRDLVPLINETLDELRAAISDDL; encoded by the coding sequence GTGGGTCGTTGGGAGCCGGACGCGCGTGGTCGCCTGGAACGGGCGGCGCTGGCGCTCTATGCCGAGCGCGGGTTCGACCAGACCACGGTGGAGGACATCGCCGTCCGGGCAGGGCTCACCAAACGGACCTTCTTCCGCCACTACGCGGACAAACGCGATGTCCTGTTCGCGGGCGCGAGCGTGTTGCAAGAGTTGGTGGTGCGTGCCGTCGACAGTGCGCCGCCGACGTCGAGCGCCATCGGCGCGGTCATCGTGGGCCTCGAGGCCGCCGCGGATCTTTTGCGGGAACGCCGCGAGGAGGCCGGCGCACGCCAGGCCGTCATCGACGCGAACCCAGAGTTGCAGGAGCGCGAGCTGGTCAAACTGTCCACGCTCGCGCAGGGTATCGCCGAGGCGTTGCAGGGGCGCGGCATCGCGGCCCGGACGGCGACCCTGACCTCCGAAGCGGGAATCGCGGTATTCAGAGTCGCTTTCAACCGCTGGATCGCCGAGGCCGGACGGCGAGACCTGGTGCCGCTCATCAACGAGACGCTCGACGAACTGAGGGCCGCCATCTCGGACGACCTTTGA
- a CDS encoding YrdB family protein — translation MFLLELGVLAGAAFWGFTLSGGLLTRLAAGVIAPALFVLMWALFGAAANARFPLTGWWRVGLEVIWFGGGAVAWAVAVTPVLGIGFFVLWGVNATVRIVAEGGLRVPVGE, via the coding sequence ATGTTCCTGTTGGAACTGGGAGTCCTCGCGGGCGCGGCGTTCTGGGGTTTCACGCTGTCCGGCGGTCTGTTGACCAGGCTCGCCGCCGGTGTGATCGCACCCGCCCTGTTCGTGCTCATGTGGGCGTTGTTCGGCGCGGCGGCCAACGCCCGGTTCCCGCTCACCGGGTGGTGGCGGGTGGGACTCGAGGTGATCTGGTTCGGCGGGGGAGCGGTGGCCTGGGCCGTCGCGGTGACGCCGGTGCTCGGGATCGGGTTCTTCGTGCTGTGGGGTGTGAACGCGACGGTCCGGATCGTCGCCGAGGGTGGATTGCGGGTTCCGGTCGGGGAGTGA
- a CDS encoding MMPL family transporter: MLHSGFLGWGRFVHRNRYLVLAGFVLAVLLSGWYGRDLIDRLSQEGWFDESSESVAASELADATFGRDTDSDLILVYTVPEGSTVDSPEVRAAVTAQLRGLLERYPDRILKIDSYWDSPFTASASDPTKKHAFASVGLRGEGTDTVENYLAIKDSLGAGSAGGGPGGTTVQLAGLQPIVEGINTGMQNDIHRAELIALPIVAIMLYFVFGGVIGALLPVIIGGMTIMGTQGMLRVLTDHIEVNVFANAVMTLVSLGLAIDYGLFTVTRFREELAAGRSVEEATARTVATAGRTVLFSAAIIVISLAALFIFPNGVLRSVPYGGISSVLLAALLSVTALPAALSIVGRHIDFLGWKRFSRTKTEAQIDAGFFSRLALFAMRRPWAVAVPIVLALLALSIPLRNIEFGGISERYLAEDNPARVAQEDFDELFPSFRTEPLKLVVVGANSQQLGDIRHEANQVPGLTGRFEPAAPTKDGVNVLNAGLTDKRDADAVIAALRAIPEPPGVEVMVAGVPALERDSINGLLEGLPALLAILICTALLVIYVAFRSIVLALKAVAMSALSLVSTLGILTWIFVEGHGSEVFRFTPGPLMFAVLALIVTVVFGLSTDYEVFLLSRVAEAREAGADPPEAIRYGIAHTGGVITSAAAILIVVTGAFGFSDLVLMKYIAYGMIAALIIDATVIRMLLTPAVLKLIWR; the protein is encoded by the coding sequence ATGCTGCATTCGGGTTTCCTGGGGTGGGGCCGGTTCGTCCACCGCAACCGCTATCTCGTGCTCGCGGGGTTCGTGCTGGCCGTGCTGCTGTCGGGCTGGTACGGCCGCGATCTGATCGACCGGCTCAGCCAGGAGGGCTGGTTCGACGAGAGCAGCGAATCGGTGGCCGCGTCCGAACTCGCCGACGCCACCTTCGGCCGTGACACCGACAGCGACCTGATCCTGGTCTACACCGTGCCCGAGGGCAGCACCGTCGACTCACCGGAGGTCCGCGCCGCGGTCACCGCCCAGCTGCGCGGCCTGCTCGAACGCTATCCGGACCGGATACTGAAGATCGACAGCTATTGGGACAGCCCGTTCACGGCCAGCGCCAGCGACCCGACGAAGAAACACGCCTTCGCCAGCGTCGGGCTGCGCGGCGAGGGCACCGACACCGTCGAGAACTATCTCGCGATCAAGGACTCGCTCGGCGCGGGCAGCGCGGGCGGCGGACCGGGCGGAACCACGGTGCAGCTGGCGGGGTTGCAGCCGATCGTCGAGGGCATCAACACCGGGATGCAGAACGACATCCACCGCGCGGAGCTGATAGCGCTGCCGATCGTGGCGATCATGCTGTATTTCGTGTTCGGCGGGGTGATCGGTGCGCTGCTGCCGGTGATCATCGGCGGGATGACGATCATGGGCACGCAGGGCATGTTGCGCGTGCTCACCGACCACATCGAGGTCAACGTCTTCGCCAACGCGGTGATGACGCTGGTCAGCCTCGGCCTCGCCATCGACTACGGCCTGTTCACCGTCACCCGCTTCCGCGAGGAACTGGCCGCCGGGCGCAGCGTCGAGGAGGCCACCGCACGCACCGTGGCCACGGCGGGACGCACGGTGCTGTTCTCGGCCGCGATCATCGTGATCAGCCTCGCCGCGCTGTTCATCTTCCCCAACGGCGTGCTGCGCTCGGTGCCCTACGGCGGCATCAGCTCGGTGCTGCTCGCGGCGCTGCTCTCGGTGACGGCGCTGCCCGCCGCGCTGAGCATCGTCGGCAGGCACATCGACTTCCTCGGCTGGAAACGGTTCTCCCGCACCAAGACCGAAGCCCAGATCGACGCCGGATTCTTCTCCCGGCTCGCGCTGTTCGCCATGCGACGGCCGTGGGCGGTGGCGGTGCCGATCGTGCTGGCGCTGCTTGCGCTGAGCATCCCGCTGCGCAATATCGAGTTCGGCGGGATCAGCGAACGCTATCTGGCCGAGGACAATCCGGCCCGCGTCGCACAGGAAGACTTCGACGAGCTGTTTCCCAGCTTCCGCACCGAACCGTTGAAACTCGTGGTGGTCGGGGCGAATTCGCAACAACTCGGCGATATCCGCCACGAAGCCAACCAGGTGCCCGGACTGACCGGGCGCTTCGAACCGGCGGCGCCGACCAAGGACGGCGTCAACGTCCTCAACGCCGGGCTCACCGACAAACGCGACGCCGACGCCGTGATCGCGGCGCTGCGCGCCATCCCCGAACCGCCGGGGGTGGAGGTGATGGTGGCCGGGGTGCCCGCGTTGGAACGCGACAGCATCAACGGATTACTCGAGGGTTTGCCCGCGCTGCTGGCGATCCTGATCTGCACCGCGCTACTGGTCATCTACGTGGCGTTTCGTTCGATCGTGCTCGCGCTCAAGGCCGTCGCGATGAGCGCATTGAGCCTTGTCTCCACGCTGGGCATCCTCACCTGGATCTTCGTGGAGGGACACGGGTCGGAGGTCTTCCGCTTCACGCCGGGACCGTTGATGTTCGCGGTGCTGGCGTTGATCGTGACGGTGGTGTTCGGTTTGTCCACCGACTACGAGGTCTTCCTGCTCTCCAGGGTCGCCGAAGCACGCGAGGCCGGAGCCGACCCACCGGAAGCCATCCGGTACGGCATCGCCCACACCGGCGGCGTGATCACCTCGGCCGCCGCCATTCTCATCGTGGTGACCGGCGCGTTCGGCTTCTCCGATCTGGTGCTGATGAAATACATCGCCTACGGCATGATCGCGGCGTTGATCATCGACGCGACGGTCATCCGGATGCTGCTCACGCCCGCGGTGCTGAAACTGATCTGGAGATGA
- a CDS encoding YncE family protein yields the protein MVRPRGSVPSALVGVAVLALLAGCSSDKGEPDVPTREPATAAVAPAPQAAPAGDVIGVNAPIRAMLADPGTGQLAALDKSSDDTAVLFLIDPATAGRRTVTLPAHGTSLSAGEPGEILVTATGWIFRVDVATGAVTETPVEGDPRSVRQREDGTLVVGTADGAVRILGPGGDVRDTVSGLVSADVVAVTGDRIAVLDRRQTSVTEIDPAEDHLGLALRAGDGATNMISDHFGRVIVTDTAGEELLVYTTGPLVLRQRFPVGSSPYALTYDRRSDTVWVTCTQSNEVVGFDLSTGIPKEVGRYPTVRQPESVTVDERTGDLFVGSATGDGVQRIRADQLKRGQ from the coding sequence GTGGTGCGCCCTCGCGGCTCGGTCCCCTCAGCGCTGGTGGGCGTGGCGGTGCTCGCGCTGCTGGCCGGATGCTCCTCCGACAAGGGCGAACCCGACGTCCCGACCCGCGAACCCGCCACCGCGGCGGTGGCTCCCGCGCCGCAAGCCGCTCCCGCGGGTGACGTGATCGGCGTGAACGCCCCGATCCGGGCGATGCTCGCAGACCCCGGCACCGGCCAGCTCGCGGCGCTCGACAAGAGCAGCGACGACACCGCCGTCCTCTTCCTCATCGACCCGGCGACCGCCGGTCGACGCACCGTCACGCTGCCCGCGCACGGAACCAGCCTGTCCGCGGGCGAACCCGGCGAGATCCTGGTCACCGCGACCGGCTGGATCTTCCGCGTCGACGTCGCCACCGGCGCGGTCACCGAGACACCCGTCGAGGGCGACCCGCGCTCGGTCCGGCAGCGCGAAGACGGCACGCTGGTCGTCGGCACCGCCGACGGCGCCGTGCGCATTCTCGGTCCCGGCGGCGACGTCCGCGACACCGTCTCCGGCCTGGTCTCGGCCGACGTCGTCGCCGTCACCGGCGATCGCATCGCGGTGCTCGACCGCCGCCAGACCTCCGTCACCGAGATCGACCCCGCCGAGGACCACCTCGGGCTCGCGCTGCGCGCGGGCGACGGCGCGACCAACATGATCTCCGACCACTTCGGCAGGGTGATCGTCACCGACACCGCAGGCGAGGAACTGCTCGTCTACACCACCGGACCACTCGTCCTGCGCCAGCGTTTCCCGGTAGGATCGTCGCCTTACGCGCTCACCTACGATCGACGGTCCGACACCGTGTGGGTGACGTGCACCCAGAGCAACGAAGTCGTCGGATTCGATCTGTCGACGGGTATACCGAAGGAAGTGGGACGCTATCCGACCGTCCGGCAGCCCGAATCGGTGACCGTGGACGAGCGCACCGGTGACCTGTTCGTCGGATCCGCCACCGGTGACGGTGTCCAGCGGATCCGCGCGGACCAGCTGAAGAGAGGGCAGTGA